The nucleotide window GGGCCATTTCGTCCACCAGCCGGTAGGTGGTGGCCAGCGGCACCTCGGCACGCCGTGACAGCGTGGCCACGCTCATCGAAGACCGGGTGGCGTCAAAGGCGCTGAGGATGCGCACAAACCGCTCCAGCATGGAGTCCCCGGAACGCGAATTGGCCATGGCAACAGGTTCTCACAACTGCCGGTTCCCACGGGAACGTTCCTGCCGGTTTACGGTCCTAGGGCAAGGAACGGTCTCGGAGCCAGGGAGCGATCCCGCGTCCAGCAGCCACTGGCCGGGAGACCGCTCACCCCAAAACCAAGAAGCCCCCGACGCTTAAACGCAGAACACCCCTTGCGCCCGTTTCCGGGTGCAAGGGGTGTTCTATTGCTACGTGACTAGAGGTCCCCGGGGTGGCGGCAATGCCGGCACGCTCGGGTCCGGTTTCCTAGCGGTAGTCGTTGCCCATGTCGTAGTCATCCAGCGGGATGGCGTGGAACTCGGGGGTCAGACCGCCGTCGACACCGGGGTAATCGAAGTCGCTGAACGCGCTCGGGCCGGTGAACAGGTTGGCCTTTGCTTCCTCAGTCGGTTCAACGGTGACGTTGTTATAGCGGTCCAGGCCGGTACCGGCCGGGATCAGCTTACCGATGATGACGTTCTCCTTCAGACCCAGCAGCGGATCCGACTTGCCTTCCATGGCCGCCTGCGTCAGGACGCGGGTGGTCTCCTGGAAGGAAGCCGCGGACAGCCACGACTCGGTCGCCAGCGAGGCCTTGGTGATACCCATGAGCTCGTCACGGCCGTTGGCCGGGGTCTTGCCCTCGGATACCGCCTTGCGGTTCTCCTTCTGGAAGCGGCTGCGCTCTGCCAGTTCGCCCGGCAGCAGATCCGTTTCACCGGATTCGATGACGGTCACGCGGCGGAGCATCTGGCGGACGATAACCTCGACGTGCTTGTCGTGGATACCAACACCCTGGCTGCGGTACACCAGCTGGACCTCGTCTACCAGGAACTTCTGTGCCTGGCGCGGGCCGAGGATACGCAGAACCTGCTTCGGGTCGATGGCACCGACCACCAGCTGCTGGCCGACCTCGACGTGCTGGCCGTCTTCGACCAGCAGACGCGCACGGCGCAGCACCGGGTAGGCGATTTCCTCGGAGCCGTCGTCCGGAGTGACGATGAGGCGCATCTGGCGCTCCCCATCCTCGATGGTGATGCGGCCGGCAACCTCGGAGATCGGAGCAACACCCTTGGGGGTACGTGCTTCGAAGAGCTCCTGGATACGCGGCAGACCCTGGGTGATATCGCCTGCAGAGGCAACACCACCGGTGTGGAAGGTACGCATCGTCAGCTGGGTACCGGGCTCACCGATGGACTGTGCCGCGATGATGCCGACGGCCTCGCCGATGTCCACGGTCTTACCCGTGGCCAGGGAGCGGCCGTAGCACAGTGCACAAGTACCGACGGCGGACTCACAGGTGAGTACGGAGCGGACCTTGATGTCGGTGATGCCGGCGTTGAAGAGCTCGCGGATGAGCACGTCGCCCACGTCGGAACCGCCCGCAGCCAGTACCTTGCCGTCGGCGTCAACGACGTCGGTGGCGAGGGTACGTGCGTACGCCGAGTTCTCCACGTCTTCATGCAGGTGCAGCTCGCCGTTGGCGTCCGCTACTGCAATCGGGGTGTTCAGGCCGCGCTCGGTACCGCAGTCCTCTTCGCGGACGATGACGTCCTGGGACACGTCCACCAGACGACGGGTCAGGTAACCCGAGTTGGCGGTACGCAGAGCGGTATCGGCAAGACCCTTACGGGCACCGTGGGTGGCAATGAAGTATTCCAGAACCGACAGGCCCTCACGGTAGGAGGACTTGATCGGACGCGGGATGATTTCACCCTTTGGGTTAGCCACCAGACCACGGATACCGGCAATCTGGCGGATCTGCAGCCAGTTACCACGTGCACCGGAGGACACCATGCGGTTGATGGTGTTCTCCTTGGTCAGGTTCTTGCGCATCGCGTCGGCAACCTCGTTGGTGGCCTTGTTCCAGATGTCGATCAGTTCCTGGCGGCGCTCGTCGTCCGCGATCAGGCCCTTGCCGTACTGCGACTCAACCTTGGCAGCCTGCGCTTCGTAGCCTTCCATAATGGCGGGCTTCTCGGCCGGTGCCTCGATGTCGGAGATAGCCACGGTCACACCGGAGCGGGTAGCCCAGTAGAAACCGGCATCCTTCAGGTTGTCCAGCGTTGCCGCCGTAACAACCTTCGGGTAGCGCTCGGCCAGATCGTTGACGATCGTGGAGAGCTGGCCCTTGTCCGCAACCTTCTCAACCCAGGGGTAGTCATCGGGCAGCGTCTGGTTGAAGATGACCTGGCCCAGCGAGGTCTCGAGGAGGGCCGGCTGGCCGGCTTCCCAACCTTCCGGAGCCGGCTGGTCCGCGCTGGGCACGTACCCGCTGGAGATCCGGATTTTCACCACGGAGTTCAGGTGCAGCTCTCCGGCGTCGAAAGCCATGATGGCTTCGGCCGGCGAGGTGAACACGCGGCCTTCGCCTGCGGAACCTTCGCGCTTGGTCGTCAGGTGGTGCAGACCGATGATCATATCCTGCGAGGGCAGGGTGACCGGACGGCCGTCCGACGGCTTCAGGATGTTGTTCGAGGACAGCATCAGGATGCGGGCTTCGGCCTGCGCTTCGGGGCTCAGCGGCAGGTGGACTGCCATCTGGTCGCCGTCAAAGTCAGCATTGAACGCGCCACAAACCAGCGGGTGCAGCTGGAGTGCCTTACCTTCAACGAGCTGCGGCTCGAAGGCCTGGATACCCAGGCGGTGCAGGGTTGGTGCACGGTTCAGCAGGACCGGGTGCTCGGTGATGATCTCTTCGAGCACGTCCCAAACCTGCGGACGGTAACGCTCCACCATGCGCTTGGCACTCTTGATGTTCTGTGCGTGGTTGAGGTCAACCAGGCGCTTCATCACGAACGGCTTGAAGAGCTCCAGCGCCATCTGCTTGGGCAGACCGCACTGGTGCAGCTTCAGCTGCGGGCCGACAACAATGACGGAACGGCCGGAGTAGTCAACACGCTTACCCAGCAGGTTCTGACGGAAACGTCCCTGCTTGCCCTTGAGCATGTCGGACAGCGACTTCAGCGGACGGTTGCCCGGTCCGGTGACCGGACGGCCGCGGCGGCCGTTGTCGAACAGCGAGTCAACAGCTTCCTGGAGCATGCGCTTTTCGTTGTTCACGATGATCTCGGGGGCACCGAGATCCAGCAGGCGCTTCAGGCGGTTGTT belongs to Arthrobacter crystallopoietes and includes:
- a CDS encoding DNA-directed RNA polymerase subunit beta'; protein product: MSSESSFGLMRIGLATAEEIRDWSYGEVKKPETINYRTLKPEKDGLFCEKIFGPSRDWECYCGKYKRVRFKGIICERCGVEVTRAKVRRERMGHIELAAPVTHIWYFKGVPSRLGYLLDLAPKDLEKVIYFAAYMITSVDEERRHEELPNLQAEHDLEKKQLSDTRDSDIAAIARDLEDELARLEAEGAKAPEKKKARDSADRQMANVRKRADADIERLEQVWDRFKNLKVADLEGDEGLYRELRDRYGLYFEGSMGAESIKKRLETFDMVAEAESLRDTIKNGKGQRKTRALKRLKVVNAFLTTTNSPLGMVLDAVPVIPPELRPMVQLDGGRFATSDLNDLYRRVINRNNRLKRLLDLGAPEIIVNNEKRMLQEAVDSLFDNGRRGRPVTGPGNRPLKSLSDMLKGKQGRFRQNLLGKRVDYSGRSVIVVGPQLKLHQCGLPKQMALELFKPFVMKRLVDLNHAQNIKSAKRMVERYRPQVWDVLEEIITEHPVLLNRAPTLHRLGIQAFEPQLVEGKALQLHPLVCGAFNADFDGDQMAVHLPLSPEAQAEARILMLSSNNILKPSDGRPVTLPSQDMIIGLHHLTTKREGSAGEGRVFTSPAEAIMAFDAGELHLNSVVKIRISSGYVPSADQPAPEGWEAGQPALLETSLGQVIFNQTLPDDYPWVEKVADKGQLSTIVNDLAERYPKVVTAATLDNLKDAGFYWATRSGVTVAISDIEAPAEKPAIMEGYEAQAAKVESQYGKGLIADDERRQELIDIWNKATNEVADAMRKNLTKENTINRMVSSGARGNWLQIRQIAGIRGLVANPKGEIIPRPIKSSYREGLSVLEYFIATHGARKGLADTALRTANSGYLTRRLVDVSQDVIVREEDCGTERGLNTPIAVADANGELHLHEDVENSAYARTLATDVVDADGKVLAAGGSDVGDVLIRELFNAGITDIKVRSVLTCESAVGTCALCYGRSLATGKTVDIGEAVGIIAAQSIGEPGTQLTMRTFHTGGVASAGDITQGLPRIQELFEARTPKGVAPISEVAGRITIEDGERQMRLIVTPDDGSEEIAYPVLRRARLLVEDGQHVEVGQQLVVGAIDPKQVLRILGPRQAQKFLVDEVQLVYRSQGVGIHDKHVEVIVRQMLRRVTVIESGETDLLPGELAERSRFQKENRKAVSEGKTPANGRDELMGITKASLATESWLSAASFQETTRVLTQAAMEGKSDPLLGLKENVIIGKLIPAGTGLDRYNNVTVEPTEEAKANLFTGPSAFSDFDYPGVDGGLTPEFHAIPLDDYDMGNDYR